Proteins encoded within one genomic window of Nordella sp. HKS 07:
- a CDS encoding TIGR03032 family protein, translating into MSPSDSSPSIEAPAPAEDKAQPNQAADKAPAVTYSMSNGFPRLLARLDVSAGFTSYQSGKLYLLGRNPKGGLMVDERLFPKAMGLCVEGHTLALATLFQIQRFENVLDKGQAINHTQDACYVPRLTYTTGILDAHDIGLMADGRIVFVNTAYNCLAVPSERHSFTPIWMPPFISALVNEDRCHLNGLAMEAGRPRYVTAVSRSDTIDGWRDRRADGGIVIDVETGEIVCSGLSMPHSPRLVDGRLWLLNSGTGELGEVDLATKSFRPHMFCPGFGRGLAIRGRHAFVGLSKPRYKRFEGLKLDERLKAADSEPWCGIQVIDLDKKTCVEWFRIDGAVAEIYDVAVLPGIACPMSLDFASNEIKSLITHDPLTPETVS; encoded by the coding sequence TTGTCTCCGTCCGACTCATCGCCATCAATCGAAGCTCCGGCACCCGCCGAGGACAAAGCTCAGCCAAACCAAGCCGCCGACAAGGCCCCCGCCGTCACCTATTCGATGTCGAATGGCTTTCCGCGCCTGCTCGCCCGTCTCGACGTCTCGGCGGGCTTCACCTCCTATCAGTCCGGCAAGCTCTATCTCCTCGGCCGCAATCCCAAGGGCGGGCTGATGGTGGATGAGCGGCTGTTTCCCAAGGCGATGGGCCTTTGTGTCGAAGGCCACACGCTGGCGCTCGCCACCTTGTTCCAGATCCAGCGCTTCGAGAATGTGCTCGACAAGGGCCAGGCGATCAATCACACGCAGGACGCCTGCTATGTGCCGCGCCTCACCTATACGACCGGCATACTCGACGCGCATGACATAGGGCTGATGGCCGACGGCCGGATCGTCTTCGTCAACACAGCCTATAATTGTCTGGCGGTGCCGTCCGAACGCCACAGTTTCACTCCGATCTGGATGCCGCCCTTTATTTCCGCCCTCGTCAATGAGGATCGCTGCCACTTGAACGGGCTGGCGATGGAGGCGGGCAGGCCGCGCTATGTGACCGCCGTCTCGCGCTCGGATACGATCGACGGCTGGCGCGACCGGCGCGCCGATGGCGGCATCGTCATCGATGTGGAGACGGGCGAGATCGTCTGCTCGGGCCTGTCCATGCCGCATTCGCCGCGCCTGGTCGACGGGCGCCTGTGGCTGTTGAATTCCGGCACCGGCGAACTGGGTGAGGTCGATCTCGCGACGAAGTCTTTCCGCCCCCATATGTTCTGTCCGGGCTTCGGCCGCGGCCTCGCGATCCGGGGCCGGCATGCCTTCGTCGGCCTGTCGAAGCCGCGCTACAAGCGCTTCGAGGGACTGAAGCTGGATGAGCGGCTGAAAGCAGCCGATTCCGAGCCCTGGTGCGGCATCCAGGTGATCGATCTCGACAAGAAGACCTGTGTCGAATGGTTCCGCATCGACGGGGCGGTGGCGGAGATCTATGACGTCGCCGTGCTGCCCGGCATCGCCTGTCCGATGTCGCTGGACTTCGCGTCCAATGAGATCAAGTCCCTTATCACCCATGATCCTTTGACGCCTGAAACCGTGTCCTGA
- a CDS encoding autotransporter domain-containing protein, whose product MARPLIRMNSGAPAGRASRILRNRLTLTTILAMSPFLSYGRPAHADCTASSAPSYQCSGTDTDGITINEDNAQVSTLASPPFVVETGGLTITGDGNISFTDDNASSITNEDGTGLFVVSDDDVSEEIDGSLTITGNSIITGTKNGIFAKNLSSGNLAITVNGEVTGLDPDDPEIASDGIYAFNTGRDLTITTGARSVITGDDNAIEARNYGTGNLSIDIQGRARSNDFDGIFARNGSIYDNAPEADDLKITIGAQAVVDGNFRGIHAQNYGTGDLSITVDGAVTGRNRDGIQAVNEGQNLIIAAGASSVIRGEAPVNPLNPIQDSNGIDALNKGSGYLKITADGVVFGNINDAIFAKNYGTDLIVQTGEQSLIQGGGNGIGAYNSGIGRLEITANGLVGGYAQNGDGIHAVNRDVDIYAPVYNPDLTKNMSITTGAASTIRGVADGIDARNYGAGSLTITTRGEVTGKNGAGIFARNVYSELWVGGDSGGFVEGRALGLTIATESASKVTGRYYGIYAEDSGDGEFLITANGQVTGQTGDGIFGLDGSEGLTEIGGDFTIITGAGSIVGGDRHGIHARNYGSGNLKIEVNGQVTGAYEDGIYAISNPDSDDNDLTIITGPGSVVTGGDDGIDATQDGAGGAFKITVNGTITGLGEDGNVTANCICNPGFGIYADNNRGDSTEIEIGGAGLVQGRASGIYAKSRDDQSITITNDGIVRNLSALSDAYAIVATGGATEINNTGAIIGTVQLSTSDDTFNNDGLWSTTGENNFDDGGDDEVNNRGVLFAAADPGAPETSILAGLERFNNSGLVSLVDGQAGDSLVIRSVFAGDTDYLSEDGHLSVDAILGPEGKADELHIEGNVTGVTKVHVNVVDATGASEGIPVIRVFSGITGAGDFVLDGPLYAGFYSWDMRFNAAENVHELFTSGIGIGAEEFAGGMTGAQDMWFQSLGTLLGRQMDLKSLLGGTGVTPVADFGEPVAPTPVARVTPGFWFSGVGAYLERDDEQDGFILDRKQTIWGGLAGFDFGTQDVGDALLFGVFGGYLTSTLKFDETNTEWTYEGPSVGVYATYLDRAFFVDATLKVDFLDIGIDPEDLAPAADDGDTDALNIGGRIDTGYKFGEGLFVEPQASLAAVHSEIDDVDVFGGTVAFDDETSVMGRLGLRLGFDHTASDAMIYSGDVIASVWEDFSGDNNATIATPGLPDLGVSDDPGATMGDVSLGFAVASPEGWSGFLRGNYQFASDYDAYSGNAGIRYAW is encoded by the coding sequence ATGGCTAGGCCGCTGATCAGGATGAATTCGGGTGCTCCCGCCGGCAGAGCCAGCCGCATCCTGCGCAATCGCCTGACGCTCACCACCATCCTGGCAATGTCGCCGTTCCTTTCTTATGGCCGTCCGGCCCATGCCGATTGTACCGCCTCGTCGGCGCCCAGCTATCAATGCAGCGGCACGGATACCGACGGCATCACGATCAACGAGGACAATGCGCAAGTATCGACGCTCGCCAGCCCGCCCTTCGTGGTCGAGACCGGCGGCCTCACCATCACGGGTGACGGCAATATCAGCTTCACGGACGACAATGCGTCTTCCATCACGAATGAGGATGGCACCGGGCTTTTCGTCGTTTCTGATGACGATGTATCGGAGGAAATCGATGGCTCGCTGACGATCACCGGTAACAGCATCATCACGGGCACCAAGAACGGCATATTCGCCAAGAATTTGAGCAGCGGCAATCTCGCCATCACCGTGAATGGCGAGGTGACCGGACTGGACCCGGATGATCCGGAGATCGCCAGCGACGGCATATATGCCTTCAACACAGGGCGGGATCTCACGATCACCACCGGCGCCCGGAGCGTAATCACCGGCGACGACAACGCCATCGAGGCACGCAATTACGGCACCGGCAATCTCAGCATCGACATCCAGGGCCGGGCCAGGAGCAACGATTTTGATGGCATCTTTGCCCGCAACGGCAGCATCTATGACAACGCGCCCGAGGCTGACGATCTGAAGATCACCATCGGCGCGCAGGCTGTTGTCGACGGCAACTTCCGTGGTATCCACGCGCAGAATTACGGCACCGGCGATCTGTCGATCACCGTCGACGGCGCGGTGACCGGTCGCAACCGCGACGGCATACAGGCCGTCAACGAAGGGCAGAATCTCATCATCGCCGCCGGCGCCTCGAGCGTGATCCGCGGCGAGGCGCCGGTGAATCCGCTAAATCCAATCCAGGACTCCAATGGCATCGATGCGCTGAACAAAGGCTCCGGCTATCTCAAGATCACCGCCGACGGCGTCGTGTTCGGCAATATCAATGACGCCATCTTTGCCAAGAATTATGGCACGGACCTCATCGTCCAGACGGGCGAGCAAAGCCTGATCCAGGGCGGCGGCAACGGCATCGGCGCCTATAATAGCGGCATCGGCAGGCTTGAAATCACAGCCAATGGCCTGGTGGGCGGCTACGCTCAGAATGGCGACGGAATCCATGCCGTCAATCGCGACGTCGACATCTATGCCCCGGTTTACAATCCCGATCTCACCAAGAATATGAGTATCACCACGGGCGCCGCCAGTACGATCAGAGGCGTCGCGGACGGCATCGATGCGCGCAACTACGGCGCCGGGAGCCTGACGATCACTACCCGAGGCGAAGTCACCGGCAAAAATGGCGCCGGCATTTTCGCCCGCAATGTCTATAGCGAGTTGTGGGTGGGAGGCGATTCAGGTGGATTTGTCGAGGGCAGGGCGCTCGGCCTTACCATCGCCACGGAGAGCGCCAGCAAGGTGACCGGCAGATATTATGGCATCTATGCCGAGGACAGCGGCGACGGCGAGTTCCTGATCACCGCCAATGGCCAGGTCACAGGCCAGACGGGTGATGGCATATTTGGCCTCGACGGCAGCGAAGGTTTGACCGAAATCGGCGGCGACTTCACCATCATCACCGGCGCGGGCAGCATCGTCGGCGGCGACCGACACGGCATCCATGCGCGCAATTACGGCTCCGGCAACCTGAAAATCGAGGTCAATGGCCAGGTCACCGGCGCCTATGAGGACGGCATTTATGCGATAAGCAATCCGGACAGCGATGACAACGACCTGACGATCATCACCGGGCCGGGAAGCGTGGTGACAGGCGGGGATGACGGCATCGACGCCACGCAAGACGGCGCGGGCGGCGCCTTCAAGATCACGGTCAATGGCACGATCACCGGCCTGGGCGAGGATGGTAATGTCACCGCGAACTGCATCTGCAATCCCGGCTTCGGCATCTACGCCGACAATAATCGTGGCGACAGCACCGAGATCGAGATCGGCGGCGCGGGCCTGGTGCAGGGCAGGGCCTCCGGCATCTATGCAAAGTCGCGGGACGATCAGTCGATCACCATCACCAATGACGGCATCGTGCGCAATCTGTCGGCGCTGTCCGATGCCTACGCGATCGTGGCGACCGGCGGCGCGACCGAGATCAACAATACCGGCGCGATCATCGGCACGGTGCAGCTCAGCACATCCGATGATACGTTCAACAATGACGGCCTGTGGTCGACCACCGGTGAAAACAACTTCGACGACGGCGGAGACGATGAGGTTAACAACCGCGGTGTGTTGTTCGCCGCAGCCGATCCCGGCGCGCCCGAGACATCGATCCTCGCCGGTCTCGAGCGCTTCAACAATTCAGGGCTGGTTTCGTTGGTCGACGGCCAGGCGGGCGACAGCCTGGTGATCCGTAGCGTGTTCGCCGGCGATACCGACTATCTGAGCGAAGACGGCCATTTGTCGGTCGACGCCATCCTCGGGCCCGAGGGCAAAGCGGACGAGCTCCACATTGAAGGCAATGTCACGGGCGTGACGAAGGTCCACGTCAATGTCGTCGATGCCACGGGCGCCAGCGAGGGTATACCGGTCATCCGCGTTTTCAGCGGCATCACCGGCGCTGGCGACTTTGTCCTCGACGGGCCGCTTTATGCCGGCTTCTACAGCTGGGACATGCGCTTCAACGCAGCTGAAAACGTGCATGAACTGTTCACCTCCGGCATCGGCATCGGCGCCGAGGAATTCGCCGGCGGCATGACCGGCGCCCAGGATATGTGGTTCCAGTCGCTCGGAACGCTGCTCGGCCGGCAGATGGATCTCAAGTCTTTGCTCGGCGGCACCGGCGTCACCCCGGTCGCCGATTTCGGCGAGCCGGTCGCCCCGACACCCGTTGCACGCGTCACGCCCGGCTTCTGGTTCTCAGGCGTCGGCGCCTATCTCGAGCGCGACGACGAGCAGGATGGCTTCATCCTCGACCGCAAGCAGACGATCTGGGGCGGTCTCGCGGGCTTCGATTTCGGCACCCAGGATGTCGGCGACGCGCTTTTGTTCGGCGTCTTCGGCGGCTATCTCACCTCCACGCTCAAATTCGACGAGACCAATACCGAATGGACTTATGAAGGCCCCTCGGTCGGCGTCTATGCGACCTATCTCGACCGCGCCTTCTTTGTCGATGCGACGCTCAAGGTCGACTTCCTCGACATCGGGATCGATCCGGAAGACTTGGCACCCGCTGCCGATGACGGCGACACCGACGCTCTGAATATCGGCGGCCGGATCGACACCGGCTACAAATTCGGCGAAGGCCTGTTCGTCGAACCGCAGGCCTCGCTCGCCGCGGTGCATAGCGAGATCGACGATGTCGATGTCTTCGGCGGCACGGTCGCTTTCGATGACGAGACCAGCGTCATGGGCAGGCTGGGTCTCAGGCTCGGCTTCGATCATACCGCCAGCGACGCCATGATCTATTCGGGCGATGTGATCGCCAGCGTCTGGGAAGACTTCTCGGGCGACAACAATGCCACCATCGCCACCCCGGGATTGCCGGATCTCGGCGTGTCGGATGATCCGGGCGCCACCATGGGCGATGTCTCGCTCGGCTTCGCCGTCGCGAGCCCGGAAGGCTGGTCGGGCTTCCTGCGCGGGAACTATCAATTCGCCAGCGATTATGACGCCTATAGCGGCAATGCCGGCATCAGATATGCCTGGTAG
- a CDS encoding FecR domain-containing protein: protein MALTARLLLAAAIGLYSFSAFAGAATPIGKVVAVAGAPTGSGRALSAGTAIFENDEIVTGKGNVQILFVDDTKLVVGPNSTLVIDRFLMRGGNRAQKFSVDALRGTFRFISGRSAKNAYDIKTANATIGIRGTAFDFSSDGDTLIAVLEGGVRLCVSGRCETIPDNCGVGRARRNDVDQLGGRAKGQALRALPYIVNQGTLARSFRLNTRSCRSSLGLILNTPDGNQGGGPQGSGPGGSSGGGGSPGGPGGGNPGGGAGAPGGGSAGGGGGNEGSGPGQGGN from the coding sequence ATGGCGCTTACTGCCCGACTGTTGCTTGCGGCTGCGATAGGTCTGTATTCATTTTCGGCTTTCGCAGGCGCCGCAACGCCCATTGGCAAAGTTGTCGCCGTTGCCGGCGCGCCGACCGGCTCCGGCCGCGCCCTGAGCGCCGGGACCGCGATATTCGAGAACGACGAGATTGTCACCGGCAAAGGCAATGTCCAGATCCTCTTCGTGGACGATACCAAGCTGGTGGTCGGGCCCAATTCCACGCTGGTGATCGATCGCTTCCTGATGCGCGGCGGCAACCGCGCGCAGAAATTTTCCGTCGACGCGCTTCGCGGCACCTTCCGCTTCATCAGCGGCAGATCGGCCAAGAACGCCTATGACATCAAGACCGCGAATGCCACGATTGGCATCCGCGGCACGGCGTTCGACTTCTCTTCGGATGGCGATACGCTGATCGCCGTGCTCGAGGGCGGGGTAAGGCTCTGCGTCTCCGGGCGCTGCGAAACGATCCCCGACAATTGCGGGGTCGGACGGGCGCGGCGCAACGATGTCGATCAGCTGGGCGGCCGCGCCAAGGGCCAGGCGCTCAGGGCGCTGCCTTACATCGTCAATCAGGGAACGCTGGCCCGGTCTTTCCGGCTGAATACGCGCTCCTGCCGCTCGAGCCTCGGCCTGATCCTGAATACTCCGGATGGCAATCAAGGCGGCGGCCCGCAAGGATCGGGGCCTGGCGGAAGCTCGGGCGGCGGCGGATCGCCCGGCGGCCCTGGCGGCGGCAATCCGGGCGGCGGCGCTGGCGCCCCGGGTGGCGGATCGGCGGGCGGCGGTGGCGGCAATGAGGGCAGCGGACCCGGCCAGGGCGGCAATTAG
- a CDS encoding LysR substrate-binding domain-containing protein, producing MALSIKQVRYFLAAANAGQVSQAAIELNVSQSAVTAAIKQLEEDLSVRLFVRLPTGVALTAEGTRFLQHARIIMAAVNEAISAPLTEDMAHAGHIRVGVTYTVAGYFMPRHYARFLRNYPRISVELRELPREAIERGLVDRTLDIAVMLVSNLADTARIASETLLRSRRRLWLPVEHPLLNSENITLADVAREPYVMLTVDEAMDTAGKYWAKAGLEPRMLVITSSVEAVRSMVAAGMGVTVLSDMVYRPWSLEGQRIETRNVIGDIPSMDVGLAWNRAVQQDPATRVFHDFMSMTFSGAAAV from the coding sequence ATGGCCCTGTCGATCAAGCAAGTGCGCTATTTCCTCGCCGCCGCCAATGCCGGGCAGGTGAGCCAGGCGGCCATCGAGCTCAATGTCTCGCAATCGGCGGTAACGGCGGCGATCAAGCAGCTCGAGGAGGATCTCTCCGTGCGCCTGTTCGTGCGCCTGCCGACCGGCGTGGCGCTGACCGCCGAAGGCACGCGTTTCCTGCAGCATGCGCGCATCATCATGGCGGCGGTGAACGAGGCGATCAGCGCGCCTTTGACGGAGGACATGGCGCATGCCGGCCATATCAGGGTCGGCGTCACCTATACGGTGGCCGGCTATTTCATGCCGCGCCACTATGCCCGCTTCCTGCGCAACTATCCGCGTATCAGCGTCGAGCTGCGCGAATTGCCGCGCGAAGCGATCGAGCGCGGGCTCGTCGACCGCACCCTCGATATCGCGGTGATGCTGGTTTCCAACCTCGCCGACACGGCGCGCATCGCGTCGGAGACACTGCTGCGCTCCAGGCGTCGGCTGTGGCTGCCGGTCGAGCATCCGCTTCTCAACAGCGAGAACATCACGCTCGCCGATGTGGCGAGAGAGCCCTATGTGATGCTCACCGTCGATGAGGCCATGGATACGGCGGGGAAATACTGGGCCAAGGCGGGTCTCGAGCCGCGCATGCTGGTGATAACCTCGTCGGTCGAGGCGGTGCGCAGCATGGTTGCCGCCGGCATGGGGGTCACCGTGCTCTCCGACATGGTCTACCGGCCCTGGTCGCTCGAGGGCCAGCGCATCGAGACGCGCAATGTGATCGGCGATATCCCGAGCATGGATGTGGGGCTCGCCTGGAACCGGGCGGTGCAGCAAGACCCCGCGACCCGCGTCTTTCATGATTTCATGAGCATGACTTTCAGCGGCGCCGCGGCCGTGTGA
- a CDS encoding LamB/YcsF family protein, translating into MTAINCDMGEAFGLYRMGDDAGLMPLIDVANVACGFHGSDFNHMRITVELAKKHGVKVGAHPSLPDLQGFGRREMKMPREELTNCLIYQIGALKGFLDAAGMKLNHIKPHGALYGMAARQEDMAHAVCDAADIFKVPLFGMVNTLHETVYKARGHTFVPEFYADLDYRDDGSLIITREHEAKDPDEAAAKCVRAIKESKVRSVGGKDVTVGSATICIHSDTPNAVAIAAAVRKAVAPYLDAARH; encoded by the coding sequence GTGACAGCTATCAACTGTGACATGGGCGAGGCATTCGGCCTCTATAGAATGGGCGACGATGCCGGCCTGATGCCGCTGATCGATGTCGCCAATGTCGCCTGCGGCTTCCACGGCTCGGACTTCAACCATATGCGCATCACCGTCGAGCTCGCGAAGAAACACGGCGTCAAGGTCGGCGCCCATCCCTCGCTGCCCGACCTCCAGGGTTTCGGCCGGCGCGAGATGAAGATGCCGCGCGAGGAGCTCACCAACTGCCTCATCTATCAGATCGGCGCGTTGAAGGGCTTTCTCGATGCCGCCGGCATGAAACTCAACCACATCAAGCCGCATGGCGCGCTTTATGGCATGGCGGCCCGCCAGGAGGATATGGCGCATGCGGTCTGCGACGCCGCCGATATCTTCAAGGTGCCGCTCTTCGGCATGGTCAACACGCTGCATGAGACGGTCTACAAAGCGCGCGGCCACACCTTCGTCCCGGAATTTTACGCGGATCTCGACTATCGCGACGACGGCAGCCTGATCATCACCCGCGAGCACGAGGCCAAGGACCCCGACGAGGCGGCAGCCAAATGTGTGCGGGCCATCAAGGAGAGCAAGGTCAGAAGCGTCGGCGGCAAGGACGTCACCGTCGGCTCGGCGACCATCTGCATCCATTCCGACACGCCCAACGCCGTCGCCATCGCGGCCGCCGTGCGCAAAGCCGTCGCCCCCTATCTCGATGCCGCCAGACACTGA
- a CDS encoding acetyl-CoA carboxylase: protein MSNQLLSPLPGTFYRRPSPDKPMYKNEGDEVAVGDVIGLIEVMKSFNEVKAEVAGKIVKFLADNEEPVMAGQPLAEIA from the coding sequence ATGTCCAACCAGCTTCTTTCGCCGCTTCCCGGAACCTTCTATCGCCGTCCTTCCCCCGACAAGCCGATGTACAAGAATGAGGGCGACGAGGTCGCGGTCGGCGACGTCATCGGCCTGATCGAGGTGATGAAGTCCTTCAACGAGGTGAAGGCGGAGGTCGCCGGCAAAATCGTGAAGTTCCTCGCCGACAATGAGGAGCCGGTAATGGCCGGCCAGCCCCTGGCGGAAATCGCGTGA
- a CDS encoding acetyl-CoA carboxylase biotin carboxylase subunit yields MLKSLFIANRGEIAVRIIRAARELGIRTIQAHSAADADSLAVKMADEAVNIGPPHAAKSYLNIPVIIEAAKKAGADAIHPGYGFLAENAGFADAVTSAGLIFVGPSGDAIRTMGDKVSARIAAEKAGVPVVPGSGGRIDDLDEAARVAHRIGYPIMIKAAAGGGGRGIRIAQTAGEFTQLLPQAQAEAQAAFGDGGLYIERLIPAARHIEVQVLGDGERAIHCFERECSLQRRRQKLWEEAPSPVLPEEVREALCASAVALAEAVHYKGAGTIEYLYDDETRHFYFIEMNTRIQVEHPVTEFVTGLDLVREMILIAGGERLRHQQKDIKRAGHAIEVRINAEDPAKNFMPFPGTVKGLHVPGGPGTRFDTMLYDGYQVPPFYDSLLGKLIVWDETRGQAIDRLTRALGELEIGGLKTTKPLHLLLAADPQVREGKFHTRWLEPWLEANASRLAE; encoded by the coding sequence ATGCTGAAATCCCTGTTCATCGCCAATCGCGGCGAGATCGCGGTGCGCATCATCCGCGCGGCGCGCGAATTGGGAATCCGCACCATCCAGGCACACAGCGCCGCCGATGCCGACTCGCTCGCCGTCAAGATGGCGGACGAGGCCGTCAATATCGGCCCGCCGCATGCGGCGAAGTCCTATCTCAATATTCCGGTCATCATCGAGGCTGCGAAGAAGGCCGGCGCCGACGCCATCCATCCGGGCTATGGTTTCCTCGCCGAGAATGCCGGCTTTGCCGACGCGGTCACATCCGCCGGTTTGATCTTCGTCGGCCCGAGTGGCGATGCCATCCGCACCATGGGCGACAAGGTTTCCGCCCGCATCGCCGCCGAGAAAGCGGGCGTGCCCGTCGTGCCGGGCAGCGGCGGCCGGATTGACGATCTCGATGAGGCCGCGAGGGTCGCCCACCGCATCGGTTATCCCATCATGATCAAGGCCGCGGCCGGGGGCGGCGGACGAGGCATCCGCATCGCGCAAACGGCCGGGGAGTTCACGCAACTTCTGCCGCAGGCGCAGGCGGAGGCCCAGGCGGCCTTTGGCGATGGCGGCCTTTATATAGAGAGGCTCATCCCCGCCGCCCGTCACATCGAAGTGCAGGTGCTGGGCGACGGCGAGCGCGCTATCCATTGCTTCGAGCGCGAATGCTCGCTGCAGCGCCGCCGCCAGAAGCTCTGGGAAGAAGCCCCCTCGCCCGTTTTACCCGAGGAGGTGCGCGAGGCGCTCTGCGCCTCGGCCGTGGCGCTGGCCGAAGCCGTCCACTACAAGGGCGCCGGCACGATCGAATATCTCTATGACGACGAGACGCGGCACTTCTATTTCATCGAGATGAACACCCGCATACAGGTCGAGCATCCGGTGACCGAATTCGTCACCGGCCTCGATCTCGTCCGCGAGATGATCCTCATCGCCGGCGGCGAGCGCCTGCGGCATCAGCAGAAGGACATCAAACGCGCCGGCCATGCGATCGAGGTGCGCATCAATGCCGAGGACCCGGCCAAAAACTTCATGCCCTTCCCCGGCACCGTCAAGGGATTGCACGTTCCGGGCGGTCCGGGCACGCGCTTCGACACCATGCTTTATGACGGCTATCAGGTGCCGCCCTTCTATGATTCCCTGCTCGGCAAGCTTATCGTCTGGGACGAGACACGCGGACAGGCGATCGACCGCCTGACGCGGGCGCTTGGCGAACTCGAGATCGGTGGCCTCAAGACGACGAAGCCGCTGCATCTCCTCCTCGCCGCCGATCCGCAAGTGCGCGAAGGAAAATTCCATACGCGCTGGCTCGAGCCCTGGCTTGAAGCCAACGCATCGAGATTGGCGGAGTAA
- a CDS encoding allophanate hydrolase subunit 1: MKTRYSYGGDEHIFAEMDEEMSLDAFFKALFITNAVRDAKIKGVAEICPANASMQIKFDPDVIKPADMLSELKKFESVAEKAEPVIKTRIIEIPVYYNDPWTHETLMRFRERHQDPKSTDIEYAARINNLGGPEGFIKAHSGSPWFVSMVGFVAGLPFLYQMVERQRQIEAPKYLRPRTDTPKLTVGHGGCFGCIYSVRGAGGYQMFGITPMPIYDPNQKISYLRDFMCLFKPGDIVKWKPIDRTQYDATVADVDAGKFAPLMRDVTFSLADFHKDIDATNRKLNEVLHGH, from the coding sequence ATGAAGACCCGATATTCCTATGGCGGTGACGAGCACATCTTCGCCGAGATGGACGAGGAGATGTCGCTCGACGCTTTCTTCAAGGCCCTGTTCATCACCAATGCGGTGAGGGACGCGAAGATCAAGGGCGTCGCTGAGATCTGCCCGGCCAATGCCTCGATGCAGATCAAGTTCGATCCCGATGTGATCAAGCCCGCCGACATGCTCAGCGAACTCAAGAAGTTCGAATCCGTCGCCGAGAAGGCGGAGCCCGTCATCAAGACGCGCATCATCGAGATCCCGGTCTATTACAACGATCCGTGGACGCATGAGACGCTGATGCGCTTCCGCGAGCGCCACCAGGATCCGAAATCGACCGACATCGAATATGCCGCGCGCATCAACAATCTCGGCGGGCCGGAGGGTTTCATCAAGGCGCATTCGGGCTCACCCTGGTTCGTGTCGATGGTGGGCTTCGTCGCCGGCCTGCCCTTCCTCTATCAGATGGTCGAGCGGCAGCGGCAGATCGAGGCGCCGAAATATCTGCGCCCGCGCACCGACACGCCGAAGCTCACCGTCGGCCATGGCGGCTGCTTCGGCTGCATCTATTCGGTGAGAGGTGCCGGCGGCTATCAGATGTTCGGCATCACGCCCATGCCGATCTACGATCCCAACCAAAAGATCAGCTACCTGCGCGATTTCATGTGCCTGTTCAAACCGGGCGACATCGTGAAATGGAAGCCGATCGACCGCACCCAGTATGATGCGACGGTGGCCGATGTCGATGCCGGGAAATTCGCGCCGCTGATGCGCGATGTCACCTTCTCGCTGGCCGACTTCCACAAGGACATCGACGCCACGAACCGCAAGCTCAACGAGGTGCTCCATGGCCATTAA
- a CDS encoding biotin-dependent carboxyltransferase family protein, protein MAIKVIKPGLATTVQDLGRPGYYNIGIPLSGGMDRLATRAANMLVGNDEGAAVLEAVFMGPELEFTADATVAVTGAELPPKVNGAARDTWTTFAVKKGQVLSFDYLKKGARAYIAVSGGIDVPVVLGSRSTYALGALGGFKGRKLEAGDELPVGDGKGAKDGRVLPVSLRRVPGNPAELRMVPGLYWHRITEAAGQHFFEDTWKVAPEADRIGYRFKGGRPLDFVPRTPPFGAGSDPSNIVDACYPYGSIQVPGGTEPIVLHRDAVSGGGYFMLGTVISADMDIIGQLQPHTPTKFVAVDLEAALQARHEREGVLNKVRATLS, encoded by the coding sequence ATGGCCATTAAGGTGATCAAGCCGGGGCTTGCCACGACCGTCCAGGACCTGGGACGGCCCGGCTATTACAATATCGGCATCCCGCTGTCGGGCGGCATGGACCGCCTCGCGACCCGCGCCGCCAATATGCTAGTCGGCAATGATGAAGGCGCCGCCGTCCTCGAAGCCGTCTTCATGGGCCCCGAGCTCGAATTCACCGCCGATGCGACGGTCGCCGTCACCGGCGCCGAATTGCCGCCGAAGGTGAATGGCGCCGCCCGCGACACATGGACGACCTTTGCGGTGAAGAAGGGCCAGGTGCTCTCCTTCGATTACCTGAAGAAGGGGGCGCGCGCCTATATCGCCGTGTCCGGCGGCATCGATGTTCCGGTGGTGCTGGGCTCGCGCTCGACCTACGCGCTGGGGGCGTTGGGCGGCTTCAAGGGCCGCAAGCTCGAGGCCGGCGATGAGTTACCTGTAGGCGACGGCAAGGGCGCCAAGGACGGCCGCGTGCTGCCGGTGAGCTTGCGCCGTGTGCCCGGCAATCCGGCCGAACTGCGCATGGTGCCGGGACTTTATTGGCACCGCATCACCGAAGCCGCCGGCCAGCATTTCTTCGAGGATACATGGAAGGTGGCACCCGAGGCCGACCGCATCGGCTATCGCTTCAAGGGTGGACGGCCGCTCGATTTCGTGCCGCGCACGCCACCCTTCGGCGCCGGTTCAGATCCCTCCAATATCGTCGATGCCTGCTATCCTTACGGCTCGATCCAGGTGCCGGGCGGCACCGAGCCCATCGTGCTGCATCGCGACGCTGTGTCGGGCGGCGGTTATTTCATGCTCGGCACCGTGATATCGGCCGACATGGATATCATCGGGCAATTGCAGCCGCATACGCCGACGAAGTTCGTGGCCGTCGATCTCGAGGCTGCGCTGCAAGCGCGCCATGAGCGCGAAGGCGTGCTCAATAAGGTCAGAGCGACACTCTCATGA